The DNA sequence TCGAACTCATGCTCATCACCGAACTTCCCTCGTGCAGCAAGGGAAGCGCGCCCTGGATGACCAGGTGCACGGCCGTGACGTTGGTGTCGAGCGTCCGCTGCCAGTCCTCGAGCGACAGCTTCTCGTACGGCACGTGGTTGATGATCGCGGCGTTGTTGACGATGACGTCGAGCTGCCCGAACCGCGTCCGGCACTCGCCGAGCAGCTCGGTGATCTGTGCCGGGTCGGCCAGGTCGGCGCGCACGACGTGGTGGCTGCCGCCGATCTCCTTCAGTTCGCGCTCCAGCGAAAGGGCGGCTTCGCCCTCCTGCCGGTAGCACGTGACGACGTCGACGCCCTGGCGTGCCAGCGCGAGCACGACGCCGCGGCCGACCCCGCGCGTCCCGCCGGTCACGAGTGCCTTCTTGCCTGCCAAACCGAGATTC is a window from the Amycolatopsis sp. NBC_00355 genome containing:
- a CDS encoding SDR family NAD(P)-dependent oxidoreductase encodes the protein MNLGLAGKKALVTGGTRGVGRGVVLALARQGVDVVTCYRQEGEAALSLERELKEIGGSHHVVRADLADPAQITELLGECRTRFGQLDVIVNNAAIINHVPYEKLSLEDWQRTLDTNVTAVHLVIQGALPLLHEGSSVMSMSSKSIEVGIPLRAHYTTTKAALHGLHRSVARELGSRGIRFNILSLGMIHTEAIDAMPEEQRALMIQRYSDKTALGRLGTPDEVAGAVSWLSSDYARYVTGSVVSVDGGIA